From the Psilocybe cubensis strain MGC-MH-2018 chromosome 9, whole genome shotgun sequence genome, one window contains:
- a CDS encoding putative rhamnogalacturonate lyase A: MNSGHTQTEAYRTGLFGPYALWFTTGSAPSSSVIDPTFWEGLGINGLVPKASRGRVTGKASGIPSSFSSLQVVGFSNSAAQYWVRTDSSGSFTSPYMKPGTYTMTLYKSEYAVATQSVSVSAGSVVTSNIASQEANPTAIWQIGDFDGTPRGFLNADPGTLDDLNLNSPSDSRMSSWGPGEKHIFIVQGLCSYKISVTFNVGSSTNSFPMAIFKAVGAVTIRFSLSSSQIGARTLQIGTTNAFAGGRPVVQVNSWNSAIPAIPNQPDSRGVTRGTWRGNNIMYTYNIPSGTLVSGTNTIVVSVASGSSGDGFL, translated from the exons ATG AATTCGGGACACACTCAAACAGAAG CGTACCGCACCGGCTTGTTCGGGCCCTA CGCTTTGTGGTTTACAACTGGCTCTGCCCCTTCTTCATCGGTTATTG ATCCGACATTTTGGGAAGGTTTGGGAATAAATGGCCTCGTACCCAAGGCCTCGCGCGGTCGAGTGACAGGGAAAGCGTCTGGTATCCCGTCAAGCTTCTCTTCGCTTCAAGTCGTCGGTTTCTCAAACAGTGCTGCTCAATACTG GGTTCGTACTGACTCTTCTGGCTCGTTTACAAGCCCGTACATGAAGCCGGGAACATACACCATGACAC TCTACAAATCCGAGTATGCGGTGGCTACTCAGTCGGTGTCAGTATCCGCTGGAAGCGTCGTCACTTCGAATATTGCATCACAGGAAGCG AATCCTACAGCGATATGGCAAATCGGAGATTTTGATGGTACTCCCAGAGGGTTCTTGAATGCTGA CCCAGGTACACTTGATGACTTAAACCTCAATAGCCCAAGCGATAGCCGTATGTCGAGCTGGGGACCAGGCGAGAAACATATTTTCATCGTCCAAGGCTTGTGCTCATATAAAATTTCAGTAACTTTCAATGTTGGCAGCTCTACAAACTCGTTCCCCATGGCCATTTTTAAAGCCGTTGGTGCAGTCACCATTCGCTTCTCACTTTCATCCTCGCAAATTGGCGCCCGGACATTGCAGATCGGAACAACGAATGCCTTTGCTG GCGGAAGACCCGTTGTCCAGGTGAACAGCTGGAACTCTGCAATTCCGGCAATTCCCAATCAGCCTGACTCCAGAGGGGTGACACGCGGAACCTGGAGAGGGAAT AACATTATGTACACCTACAACATTC CTTCAGGAACGCTGGTAAGCGGGACAAACACGATCGTCGTCAGTGTCGCCTCGGGTTCCTCCGGAGACGGGTTCCTGTGA
- a CDS encoding N-acetyltransferase ECO1 — protein MSSSKVQRTYGSRNQNLKHRTPHSSSTSALTSSPPSTPPPSRSSKRGFAETLSTEEKKTKAPLFSPYKKTKHVGTSTTLKSKSKPPPKSTKKSDQKTLTQLHFNIDRSVLRKCPLCDLSYIKGALDDEALHKAHCLRVQQELEWGREEEKDRMRGTENIVVDVKSCIKLRGMKGKGRIICLPADPGGKLGTKLSALYKVVNTTLSSPELSHNVLQSSKAYLFLVPHDTQKNREKIVGCVIAQRISSAMAVIKKCDALSTDTSSALVLVDSDTGLFCSPELLPTTMGIPRLFVSHSHRRLGIARALLDAAAATFIHGCPLTPDSGQIAFSQPTGMGQKVMENWGRGHIRVYEED, from the exons ATGAGCTCCTCAAAAGTACAACGCACCTATGGCTCACGCAATCAAAACCTCAAACATCGTACTCCACACTCTTCTAGCACCTCCGCACTTACATCTAGTCCTCCTTCCACGCCACCACCCTCTAGGTCAAGCAAGCGTGGTTTCGCGGAAACACTAAGCACAGAGGAAAAAAAGACCAAAGCACCCCTCTTCTCACCATATAAGAAGACCAAACACGTCGGGACATCGACGACGTTGAAGTCCAAGTCAAAACCACCACCCAAGTCGACGAAGAAGTCAGATCAAAAAACATTAACCCAACTGCACTTCAATATCGACCGTTCTGTTTTACGCAAATGCCCTTTGTGCGACTTATCATACATTAAGGGCGCGTTAGACGACGAAGCACTTCACAAAGCACACTGCTTACGCGTGCAGCAAGAATTAGAATGGGGtcgtgaagaagaaaaggatcGGATGCGAGGAacggaaaacattgttgtGGACGTGAAAAGTTGCATTAAGCTGCGAGGTATGAAGGGAAAAGGCAGAATCATTTGTCTGCCAGCGGATCCTGGAGGGAAACTAGGGACCAAG CTTTCTGCTCTGTATAAAGTCGTCAACACCACCCTTTCATCTCCAGAACTCTCTCACAATGTCCTACAATCCTCAAAAGCGTATCTTTTTCTAGTGCCCCATGACACACAGAAGAATCGAGAAAAGATTGTCGGGTGTGTGATCGCCCAACGAATTTCCTCTGCCATGGCTGTGATTAAGAAATGCGATGCGCTTTCAACTGACACATCGAGCGCCCTCGTGCTCGTGGACTCGGATACCGGCCTATTCTGCTCACCTGAGCTTCTTCCGACAACCATGGGCATTCCTCGCCTCTTCGTTTCCCATTCCCACCGTCGTCTAGGCATTGCCAGAGCGCTTCTGGACGCGGCTGCTGCAACCTTTATACACGGCTGCCCGCTTACCCCCGATAGCGGTCAGATTGCGTTCTCTCAGCCTACAGGGATGGGTCAGAAGGTAATGGAGAATTGGGGAAGGGGTCACATTCGAGTTTATGAGGAAGATTAG
- a CDS encoding putative rhamnogalacturonate lyase A — MLRAFSFAVQLAVLATSVWAFGVTTSGNSLVVDTSGGLVFKVDKTTGDITSMVFNGIEAQDQSGKHSQVSSGIGASCSAVQTGNSNNYIKITCTTSTLTHYYVARYKDPAIHMATYITAEPSVGELRYIARLNRANLPNGYTVSDIKGGTAIEGTDVYTVNGQTRSKFYSSKQFIDDQVHGVTGNGIGAYMIITDTGYESSSGGPFFRDIDNQGGDQQELYFCECAEHDRYFH; from the exons ATGTTGCGAGCGTTTAGCTTTGCTGTGCAGCTTGCTGTCTTAGCCACATCGGTATGGGCATTTGGAGTGACCACATCGGGAAACTCTCTGGTTGTCGACACGAGTGGAGGTCTGGTATTCAAAG TTGATAAAACCACAGGTGATATTACGTCGATGGTGTTCAATGGCATTGAG GCACAGGACCAGAGCGGGAAACACAGTCAGGTTTCATCCGGAATTGGCGCAAGCTGCTCCGCTGTACAGACTGGTAACAGCAACAACTACATCAAAATAACGTGTACCACGAGCACGTTGACCCA CTACTACGTGGCCCGTTACAAAGATCCTGCAATTCACATGGCGACATA CATCACAGCTGAGCCTTCTGTTGGCGAGCTGCGCTACATCGCGCGCCTCAATCGTGCCAATCTTCCCAATGGCTATACCGTCTCTGACATCAAAGGTGGAACTGCCATTGAAGGCACTGATGTTTATACCGTCAACGGGCAGACGAGGTCCAAGTTCTACTCTTCCAAACAATTTATCGACGATCAAGTCCATGGTGTCACTGGTAACGGCATTGGTGCATACATGATCATCACCGACACGGGTTATGAGAGCTCCTCTGGAGGGCCTTTCTTCAGGGATATTGATAATCAGGGAG GTGATCAACAGGAACTTTATTTCTGTGAGTGTGCTGAACATGATAGATAttttcattga
- a CDS encoding Cystathionine beta-synthase — translation MATATMSSFSFQPSTLPADKYRGAVVEDLQLPPAFSVSSNEAISRAIELAYERDFSHIPVLDQSRRPLGYVDVAKLKQKWEAGQANPDDKVSTYMTKFKRTSSEPYTVITPLSPLSDLEDFLKRNIFALVTDQNRKFVLAVATSHDLDNFVSRRGL, via the exons atggcCACAGCGACAATGAGCAGCTTCTCTTTCCAACCGTCTACACTCCCAGCTGACAAGTACCGCGGTGCCGTTGTCGAG GACCTACAACTTCCACCAGCGTTCTCCGTTTCATCCAATGAAGCCATTTCACGCGCAATTGAACTTGCATACGAGCGAGACTTTTCTCATATCCC AGTACTGGACCAGAGTCGCAGACCCCTGGGATACGTGGATGTTGCGAAACTGAAGCAGAAGTGGGAAGCAGGGCAGGCGAACCCC GACGACAAAGTCAGCACGTACATGACCAAGTTCAAACGCACCTCCTCGGAACCATACACCGTTATCACCCCACTCTCGCCGCTCTCCGACCTTGAAGATTTCCTCAAGCGCAATATTTTCGCACTTG TGACGGATCAAAACCGCAAGTTCGTTCTCGCCGTGGCGACATCTCACGATCTCGACAACTTCGTCTCCCGCCGTGGTCTGTGA
- a CDS encoding DNA mismatch repair protein Mlh1, with protein MSEPKPIRRLDENLINKIAAGEIIHRPASALKELVENSLDAGATSIKVTVKDGGMKLLQIQDNGCGIRKSDLPILAERFTTSKLSTFSDLSRIATYGFRGEALASISHVARLSVVTKTKPDSCAWKATYVDGSLVDAKTGEKADPRPCAGNDGTTITIEDLFYNTPTRLSALRSSSEEYARILDVLTKYAIHNPTVSFLCKKAGSPSPDLSTPSRSDTPTAIRLLYGHSIAKELVHHTVSSSIKKKRKGRQTEEDMDVDGEDEEEDQMQAEDTDLQSESESWSAEAYFSNANYQAKKMVFLLFINHRLVESPRMKRALEACYVSVLPKGTAPFVYLSLQIDPRAVDVNVHPTKREVHFLNEEQITERIADAVQMCLAKGNASRRFEYQTTLMGGILGDEDARAPPASVTSSRKRSRKERDQNSSGDEYGEEEVEGNIETSGVSVSTSTETQRKVYSHHKVRTSVRDRTLDSMFPIAHSQTSQAPPGAVESPLSPGVSNTTMAAEGVTAAASPNTQTNLKSREVKESQCFLTSVKTLRQKLVKGKHPQLTEILEKHIFIGIVDLKRCLSLIQCSTKLYLVNHDALAEELFYQLGLRQFGDMSRIKLDPAPSLHELVQIAVDAEDTIEGTKLTKAEIVQRIVKVLVDRREMLAEYFSLTITEDARVESIPLLLRDYIPNLDNLPSFLMRLGPQVDWSSEMECFETFLRELAYFYVPTPPTPDPDEQESGIVHDASSKDLMNGKNPEAETAGDERDGKDNAKPNEKDLYKSERWQIQHILFPAMRRYLIAPKSLLDRDVVQIANLPDLYKGFDTYIRELSTNVSIV; from the exons ATGTCAGAACCAAAACCCATACGCCGCCTTGACGAGAATCTTATCAACAAAATTGCAGCAGGAGAG ATCATTCACAGACCGGCTTCTGCGTTGAAAGAACTCGTCGAGAACAGTCTTGACGCTGGTGCGACCTCCATCAAAGTCACAGTTAAAGATGGTGGTATGAAGCTGTTGCAGATACAGGATAATGGATGTGGAATACGC AAATCAGATCTCCCTATTCTCGCTGAACGTTTTACAACATCTAAACTATCCACTTTCTCCGACCTCTCTCGGATTGCAACCTATGGTTTTCGTGGAGAAGCCCTCGCGTCTATATCACATGTTGCACGCCTTTCTGTCGTCACAAAGACCAAACCTGACTCTTGTGCGTGGAA AGCTACATATGTCGATGGATCTTTGGTAGATGCTAAAACAGGGGAAAAGGCAGACCCACGTCCATGTGCCGGGAACGACGGGACGACCATCACG ATAGAAGACCTATTCTACAACACTCCGACGCGCCTTTCTGCACTACGAAGCTCTTCTGAAGAATATGCACGGATTCTTGACGTCCTCACCAAATACGCGATCCATAATCCCACCGTGTCATTCCTCTGTAAAAAG GCAGGGTCACCTTCTCCAGATCTCTCGACTCCCTCTAGGTCAGATACACCTACGGCCATTCGACTATTATATGGACACTCTATTGCGAAAGAGTTGGTCCACCATACGGTTTCCTCGTCAATCAAGAAGAAACGGAAAGGTAGGCAGACAGAGGAAGACATGGACGTAGatggcgaagatgaagaggaagaccaAATGCAGGCAGAAGATACCGATTTACaatcagagtcagagtcatgGTCTGCCGAGGCATACTTCAGCAATGCGAACTACCAAGCAAAAAAGATggtctttctcctttttatCAATC ACAGGCTCGTTGAATCGCCACGGATGAAGAGGGCACTTGAAGCGTGTTATGTGAGTGTGCTTCCCAAAGGGACAGCGCCGTTTGTGTACCTCAG TCTCCAGATCGATCCGCGCGCCGTTGACGTCAACGTCCACCCGACCAAGCGGGAAGTGCATTTTCTGAACGAGGAGCAGATCACCGAGCGCATTGCGGATGCGGTGCAGATGTGTTTGGCCAAGGGGAATGCTAGTAGGCGATTTGAATATCAG ACAACCTTGATGGGTGGTATTCTTGGTGATGAAGATGCAAGGGCACCTCCTGCGTCTGTGACAAGTTCGAGGAAGAGAtcgaggaaggagagggacCAGAATTCATCTGGAGATGAATacggagaagaagaggtagaAGGGAACATAGAAACTTCTGGTGTTTCAGTTTCCACATCCA CCGAGACGCAAAGGAAGGTATACTCACATCATAAAGTACGCACATCCGTGCGGGACCGGACATTGGATTCTATGTTTCCTATCGCTCACTCACAAACGAGCCAAGCGCCTCCTGGAGCAGTCGAATCGCCTTTGTCTCCCGGTGTTTCAAATACTACCATGGCAGCTGAGGGAGTAACAGCAGCAGCGAGTCCAAATACACAGACAAATCTTAAATCAAGAGAAGTGAAGGAGTCACAATGCTTTCTGACGAGCGTAAAAACTTTGAGGCAGAAGCTTGTAAAAGGCAAACACCCAC AATTGACAGAGATTCTGGAGAAACATATCTTCATCGGCATTGTGGATCTGAAGCGTTGTCTCTCACTCATACAGTGTTCGACCAAACTGTATTTAGTCAACCACGATGCACTTGC CGAGGAGCTATTTTACCAGCTTGGTCTGAGGCAGTTCGGGGACATGAGTAGGATCAAGCTAGACCCAGCACCATCGTTGCATGAGCTCGTTCAAATTGCAGTTGACGCGGAGGACACCATTGAAGGGACAAAGCTCACCAAGGCCGAAATTGTTCAG CGTATCGTCAAGGTTCTTGTGGACAGACGCGAGATGCTCGCGGAGTACTTTTCCCTTACGATTACCGAAGACGCACGCGTAGAGAGTATCCCGCTACTGTTGAGGGATTACATCCCGAATTTGGATAATTTACCGAGCTTTCTCATGAGACTTGGCCCACAG GTCGATTGGTCTTCTGAGATGGAATGTTTCGAAACCTTTCTCCGCGAGCTCGCGTACTTTTATGTCCCGACTCCTCCGACTCCTGATCCTGACGAACAAGAATCAGGTATAGTTCATGATGCCTCGAGTAAAGATCTAATGAACGGAAAAAATCCTGAAGCAGAGACCGCAGGGGACGAGCGCGACGGCAAAGACAATGCGAAACCAAATGAAAAGGACCTGTACAAATCTGAGCGATGGCAAATCCAGCATATTCTGTTCCCAGCTATGCGTCGGTATTTGATCGCGCCCAAATCACTACTCGACCGCGATGTCGTGCAGATCGCGAACTTGCCTGATTTGTATAAG GGCTTCGACACTTATATTAGGGAGCTTTCTACCAATGTTTCGATCGTGTGA
- a CDS encoding Cytochrome P450 monooxygenase 208, whose amino-acid sequence MQSAFTALLAAIVLALITRKLLKTTKEKKLFPPGPKGLPLIGNALDFPTENLGPAYTQWGKQYNSKLISPLMKGDILHASAFGSHVIIVNNRQMADELFDRRAVKHSDRPSLPALDLSGMTSYNLGVMRYGDKWRLRRKHALQIFRQAASPPNDFSNTIVDGVHKALKGLLHSPENLWDHNKMLSISIPMSSMYGYDAKSTDDPCIVAADQTFTLGMELSSPGGSLINIIPLLRHIPPWIPGAISQRKAEVSRKLTELMISIPLEFTKARVAEGNARPSVVGNFLEKKNTVGVSEEEEEAVMSVASTAYAAGSDTTQSATGTFLYLMVLHPDIQKKAQAEIDSVLGGKRLPTYEDRPSMPYIEAIYREVLRWRPPGSVGFPHSSTEDDFYGGYFIPKGSTLMANIWAMTHDETRYENPLSFNPERFINPDGTLNDDDRIMAFGFGRRYVRELILWLTFASILAVFNLENAKDKSGNIIKVNDEYYEFGLIRELVEQLDA is encoded by the exons ATGCAGTCAGCGTTCACTGCCCTGCTCGCTGCAATTGTTCTTGCACTTATAACTAGAAAACTGCTGAAAAcaacaaaagagaaaaagctCTTTCCTCCTGGACCAAAAGGACTCCCTCTTATTGGAAATGCGCTTGATTTTCCGACTGAAAATCTGGGACCTGCATATACTCAGTGGGGAAAGCAGTACAATAGCAAGCTCATTTCACCTTTG ATGAAAGGTGATATCCTCCACGCCAGTGCCTTTGGATCCCATGTCATTATAGTCAACAACCGACAAATGGCAGATGAGCTGTTCGATAGAAGAGCTGTCAAACACTCGGATCGTCCATCCCTACCTGCACTTGATCT ATCTGGGATGACGTCGTACAATTTGGGTGTCATGAGATATGGAGATAAATGGCGTCTTCGTCGAAAACATGCCTTGCAAATATTTCGTCAGGCTGCGTCACCACCGAATGATTTCAGTAATACAATTGTCGACGGAGTCCATAAAGCGCTCAAAGGATTATTGCACAGTCCAGAGAACCTGTGGGACCACAACAAAAT GTTATCAATTTCAATTCCCATGTCCTCGATGTACGGATACGACGCCAAGTCAACTGATGACCCGTGTATAGTCGCGGCCGATCAAACCTTCACTCTGGGAATGGAGTTGTCGTCGCCTGGGGGAAGCTTAATTAACATAatacctcttcttcgtcatatCCCACCATGGATCCCTGGGGCTATTTCTCAACGAAAGGCCGAGGTGTCCAGAAAGCTTACAGAACTGATGATTTCTATTCCACTGGAATTTACAAAAGCGCGAGTG GCAGAAGGAAATGCTAGACCATCTGTAGTTGGAAACTTCCTCGAAAAAAAGAATACGGTCGGTGTttcagaggaggaggaagaggcagTAATGTCTGTTGCCTCCACAGCTTATGCGG CTGGGTCGGACACT ACGCAATCAGCCACCGGAACATTCTTGTATCTCATGGTCCTTCACCCGGATATCCAGAAGAAAGCCCAGGCGGAGATTGACAGTGTGTTGGGGGGAAAACGGCTGCCAACATACGAAGACCGCCCATCTATGCCGTATATTGAGGCAATATACCGCGAAGTACTTCGATGGAGACCACCAGGCTCAGTCGGGTTTCCTCATTCCTCAACAGAAGATGACTTTTATGGCGGATATTTTATTCCTAAAG GGAGTACTCTAATGGCAAATATATG GGCAATGACGCACGATGAAACAAGATATGAAAATCCACTAAGTTTTAATCCAGAACGATTCATCAACCCTGATGGAACTCTCAATGACGACGATAGAATCATGGCATTTGGCTTCGGAAGACGGTATGTTCGCGAGCTTATT CTCTGGTTAACGTTTGCGTCTATTCTGGCCGTCTTCAATCTGGAGAATGCAAAAGATAAATCTGGGAATATAATCAAAGTCAACGATGAATACTATGAATTTGGGCTCATTAG GGAGCTGGTAGAGCAACTTGATGCTTAG
- a CDS encoding Monoterpene synthase 25, producing the protein MCHEATSLAEAKRSSELRFHLAKFTWYLINIDDLGHKYPSSLESFQKRILQKEDPNGSILESFHDAMNGFYRFWDPIPANCMSQAAMDFINGCLLEQMSTIREMKLSRNALSWPYNLRRKTGASAVYAFAIFPTVLRIDLSIYIQVVDDIILFIDLVNDVLSFYKEYLSGEKHNYVYNRANVEQRSIPDTLRATLDDALAAHGRITRGLEDTEAYLPWKEFVNGYMAFHVTLKRYRLHDLNLGVLQEIPTNV; encoded by the exons ATGTGCCATGAAGCTACAAGCCTAGCAGAGGCAA AACGTTCTTCTGAGCTACGGTTTCACCTTGCAAAATTTACGTG GTATTTAATCAATATTGATGACCTTGGCCACAAGTACCCTTCAAGTTTGGAGAGCTTCCAAAAACGTATACTTCAAAAGGAGGACCCTAATGGCAGTATCCTCGAATCCTTCCATGATGCAATGAACGGCTTTTATCGCTTCTGGGACCCAATTCCTGCTAATTGCATGTCTCAAGCTGCAATGGATTTCATCAATGGCTGCCTCCTAGAACAAATGTCAACCATCCGCGAAATGAAGCTTTCACGCAATGCATTATCATGGCCATACAACCTGCGACGAAAGACGGGCGCTTCTGCCGTCTATGCATTTGCAATTTTCCCCACGGTTCTCCGGATTGATCTATCGATCTATATACAAGTGGTAGACGATATCATTTTGTTTATAGATCTTGTAAATGATGTACTTTC GTTTTATAAAGAGTATCTTTCTGGAGAGAAACACAACTATGTATATAATCGTGCCAATGTAGAGCAAAGAAGTATACCTGATACCCTACGAGCAACATTGGACGATGCACTAGCGGCACATGGACGTATCACAAGAGGTTTGGAGGATACAGAAGCTTATCTTCCTTGGAAAGAATTTGTAAACGGATATAT GGCCTTTCATGTTACATTGAAGCGCTATCGCTTGCATGATCTTAATCTCGGGGTTTTACAAGAAATTCCTACAAACGTATAA
- a CDS encoding Cytochrome P450 monooxygenase 208, with protein MPPFFAALISAIFLALITKTFLTIKKEKRHFPPGPKGLPLIGNALDFPTKNLGPEYAQWGKKYNSKFNSISDILHASAFGSHVIIINSRQIADELFDRRAAKFSDRPSLHTLDLCGMTSYNLAIMRYGDKWRLGRKYALQIFRQAASPPNDFSNTIVNSVHKALKGLLNTPENLWDHNKMLSISIPMSSMYGYDAKSTDDPCIVAADETFSLGMELASPGGSLINIIPLLRYVPPWFPGAVSQRKAELSRKLTALMISIPLEFTKTRVVGFGRREARPSVVGDFLKKKNTVGCSKEDEEAIMSVASTAYAAASDTTQSATGTFIYLMVVNPDIQIKAQAQIDSVLGGKRLPTYEDRPFMPYIEAIYREVLRWAPPGAVGFPHCSTEDDFYDEYFIPKERFINPDGTLNDDDRIMAYGFGRRICVGKHLASATLWLTFASILAVFDLTKARDKSGNIIEVNGEYNEFGFMSRKTPFECSIEPRSKASMKLVEDLDG; from the exons ATGCCGCCCTTCTTTGCTGCCCTGATCTCTGCGATATTCCTTGCGCTGATAACTAAAACGTTTTTGAcaataaaaaaagagaagaggCACTTTCCGCCTGGACCAAAAGGGCTCCCTTTAATTGGAAATGCGCTTGATTTCCCCACTAAGAATCTTGGGCCTGAATATGCTCAGTGGGGAAAGAAGTATAACAGCAAGTTCAATTCAATCA GTGACATTCTTCACGCAAGTGCCTTTGGATCCCATGTCATCATAATCAACAGCCGCCAAATTGCGGATGAGCTGTTCGATAGGAGAGCCGCCAAATTTTCAGATCGCCCATCCCTTCATACGCTTGATTT ATGTGGGATGACGTCGTACAATTTGGCCATCATGAGATATGGAGATAAATGGCGTCTTGGTCGAAAATATGCCCTGCAAATATTTCGTCAGGCTGCGTCACCACCGAATGATTTCAGTAACACAATTGTCAACAGTGTTCATAAAGCGCTTAAAGGATTGTTGAACACCCCAGAAAACTTGTGGGACCATAACAAGAT GCTATCAATTTCAATTCCCATGTCATCGATGTATGGATACGACGCCAAGTCGACTGATGACCCGTGTATAGTTGCTGCAGATGAGACCTTCAGTCTCGGAATGGAGTTGGCATCACCAGGGGGAAGTTTAATCAACATAATTCCGCTTCTTCGTTATGTCCCACCATGGTTCCCAGGAGCAGTTTCTCAACGAAAAGCAGAGTTGTCCAGAAAGCTCACAGCATTGATGATTTCAATTCCACTGGAGTTCACAAAAACGCGAGTGGTAGGATTCG GCAGAAGGGAAGCTAGACCATCCGTTGTTGGAGACTTCCTtaagaagaaaaataccGTAGGATGTTCAAaggaggacgaagaagcAATAATGTCTGTCGCTTCTACAGCTTACGCGG CTGCATCGGACACT ACGCAATCGGCCACTGGAACTTTCATATATCTCATGGTCGTCAACCCGGATATTCAAATAAAAGCCCAGGCACAAATTGATAGTGTACTGGGAGGAAAACGGCTCCCGACATACGAAGATCGTCCATTTATGCCATACATTGAGGCAATATACCGCGAGGTCCTTCGTTGGGCACCACCAGGCGCAGTTGGATTTCCCCATTGCTCAACTGAAGATGACTTTTACGATGAATATTTCATTCCCAAAG AACGGTTTATCAATCCGGATGGCACCCTGAACGACGATGACCGAATTATGGCCTATGGGTTCGGAAGACG GATCTGCGTTGGGAAACATCTGGCCAGCGCTACA CTCTGGCTGACATTTGCATCCATTTTGGCTGTATTTGATCTCACAAAGGCACGAGATAAGTCTGGAAATATAATTGAAGTCAACGGTGAATACAATGAATTTGGGTTCATGAG TCGTAAAACACCGTTCGAATGCTCAATCGAACCACGATCCAAAGCTTCTATGAAGTTGGTAGAAGACCTGGATGGTTAA